A stretch of the Planktothricoides raciborskii GIHE-MW2 genome encodes the following:
- a CDS encoding hemolysin family protein translates to MISSPISFYLLAASEIRPLLGNIWIDLGVLVLMVTCSAFFSGSETAITALDNLKLRALIKEQGDPNRIFTLVLHKRSRFITTLLIGNNLVNNFSAILTSNLFAIWVGPAGLGLATAAITLLLLIFGEITPKSLAINNVIPLFKLAVPPVYGLSRLLSAFGIVQFLEKITQTIINLVQRNAVQPGESVKDLQLMIEILGGKGQLDLYKHRLLNKALMLDSLSAREVVKPRIEMRTISHQATVEDLVDLCLETGYSRIPVQEESKDRIVGVVHLKQALPYLGNWQGEADRGDRPSTSASFGTSLPVTELMDPPVYVPETKRVADLLKEMLQQRFHIAIVVDEYGGTVGLVTLEDILEELVGEIYDESDFPLRDRTQSGQSSKSSSGRSARTKGNQADKP, encoded by the coding sequence GTGATTTCTTCCCCGATTTCGTTTTACCTTTTAGCTGCCTCAGAAATCCGCCCCCTCTTGGGCAATATTTGGATTGATCTTGGGGTCTTGGTTTTGATGGTGACTTGTTCGGCTTTTTTCTCTGGATCGGAAACCGCAATTACAGCGCTGGATAATCTGAAACTGAGAGCTTTAATCAAAGAACAGGGAGACCCCAACCGGATCTTTACTCTGGTGCTCCATAAACGGAGTCGGTTTATTACGACCTTGTTAATCGGCAATAACCTGGTCAATAATTTTTCGGCGATTCTCACGAGCAACCTTTTTGCGATTTGGGTAGGGCCTGCGGGGTTGGGACTCGCCACGGCTGCAATTACCTTGTTGTTGTTGATTTTTGGGGAAATTACGCCCAAGTCTCTGGCTATCAATAATGTGATTCCCTTGTTTAAACTGGCCGTTCCCCCAGTTTATGGTTTGTCCCGACTCCTCTCGGCCTTTGGAATTGTCCAGTTTTTGGAAAAAATTACTCAGACGATCATTAATTTGGTTCAACGCAACGCCGTACAACCAGGGGAGTCGGTTAAAGATTTACAGTTAATGATCGAAATTCTGGGGGGCAAGGGTCAGTTAGATTTGTATAAACATCGACTCTTGAACAAAGCCCTGATGCTGGATAGCCTCAGTGCCAGAGAAGTGGTGAAACCTCGGATTGAGATGCGGACGATTTCCCATCAAGCCACAGTGGAAGATTTGGTTGATTTGTGTCTGGAGACGGGATATTCTCGGATTCCCGTCCAAGAAGAATCGAAAGATCGCATTGTCGGGGTGGTTCATTTGAAGCAAGCTTTACCCTATTTGGGCAATTGGCAAGGAGAAGCGGATCGTGGAGATCGCCCCTCTACATCCGCTTCATTCGGCACCAGTTTGCCGGTGACGGAATTAATGGATCCTCCGGTTTATGTTCCAGAAACTAAGCGGGTGGCGGATTTACTTAAGGAAATGCTCCAACAACGATTCCATATTGCCATTGTTGTGGATGAATACGGTGGCACCGTGGGATTAGTGACCTTAGAAGATATTCTCGAAGAACTGGTGGGGGAAATCTATGATGAAAGTGATTTTCCCTTGCGCGATCGCACCCAATCTGGTCAGTCGAGTAAATCATCATCGGGGCGTTCTGCCCGAACTAAGGGCAATCAAGCCGACAAGCCTTAA
- the rimO gene encoding 30S ribosomal protein S12 methylthiotransferase RimO, giving the protein MGKKPIIAISHLGCEKNRIDTEHMLGLLVSAGYEVDANEELADYVIVNTCSFIEAARAESVRTLVELAEDNKKIVITGCMAQHFQAELLEELPEAVAVVGTGDYHKIVDVITRAEAGERVKEVSAEPTYLADETVPRYRTTPEPFAYLRVAEGCDYRCSFCIIPHLRGNQRSRPIESIVAEAEQLASQGVQEIILISQITTNYGLDLYGRCVLAELLRAMGKVDVPWIRIHYAYPTGLTPQVIAAIKETPNVLPYLDLPLQHSHPEILRMMNRPWQAGVNDRILENIKTALPEAVVRTSFIVGFPGETEEHFDHLWQFVQRHEFDHVGVFTFSPEEGTPAAHLSNQVAQETMEERRDALMRLQQPISLQKNQAEVGKIVNVLIEQENPQTGEFIGRSPRFAPEVDGLVYVQGQASIGEIVPVLVTGADVYDLYGEVASD; this is encoded by the coding sequence ATGGGCAAAAAGCCAATTATTGCCATATCTCACTTAGGATGCGAAAAAAATCGCATCGATACAGAACATATGCTCGGTCTGCTAGTATCCGCTGGCTACGAAGTCGATGCCAACGAAGAACTCGCAGACTATGTAATCGTAAATACCTGTAGTTTTATTGAAGCCGCCCGGGCTGAATCCGTTCGGACCCTGGTGGAACTGGCGGAAGACAATAAAAAGATTGTGATTACCGGCTGCATGGCCCAACACTTCCAAGCAGAATTGCTCGAAGAATTGCCAGAAGCAGTAGCCGTAGTCGGTACAGGCGACTATCATAAGATTGTTGATGTTATTACTCGCGCTGAAGCAGGAGAAAGGGTTAAAGAAGTTTCCGCCGAACCCACTTATCTGGCTGACGAAACGGTTCCCCGTTATCGCACAACTCCTGAACCGTTTGCTTATCTACGGGTAGCAGAAGGGTGTGATTATCGCTGTTCTTTTTGTATCATTCCGCATTTACGCGGCAATCAGCGATCGCGCCCCATAGAATCGATTGTCGCTGAAGCCGAACAACTGGCATCCCAGGGGGTGCAAGAGATTATCCTAATCTCTCAAATCACCACCAACTATGGCCTGGATCTCTACGGGCGTTGCGTACTAGCCGAACTACTCCGAGCCATGGGGAAAGTAGATGTACCTTGGATTCGGATTCACTACGCTTATCCCACGGGCTTAACCCCCCAAGTGATTGCGGCGATCAAAGAAACTCCCAATGTTTTGCCATATTTAGATTTACCACTTCAGCACTCTCATCCAGAGATTTTGCGAATGATGAATCGTCCTTGGCAAGCTGGAGTCAACGATCGCATTCTGGAAAATATTAAAACAGCGCTACCAGAAGCGGTAGTCCGCACCAGTTTTATCGTCGGTTTTCCGGGGGAAACCGAAGAACACTTTGACCATTTGTGGCAATTTGTCCAACGCCATGAATTTGATCATGTCGGGGTCTTCACCTTTTCACCGGAAGAAGGAACCCCAGCGGCTCACTTATCCAACCAAGTTGCTCAAGAAACGATGGAGGAGCGTCGGGATGCGCTGATGCGACTTCAACAACCCATATCTTTGCAGAAAAATCAAGCAGAAGTTGGCAAAATTGTCAATGTTTTGATTGAACAAGAAAATCCCCAAACTGGAGAATTTATTGGTCGTAGTCCCAGATTTGCTCCAGAAGTCGATGGACTGGTTTATGTGCAGGGTCAGGCGAGTATTGGGGAGATCGTCCCGGTACTTGTCACCGGCGCTGATGTCTATGACTTATATGGTGAAGTCGCTTCGGACTAA
- a CDS encoding DEAD/DEAH box helicase yields MTLSFETIGISEARVNHLEKIGFQNPTEIQIQAIPHLLAGRDVAGKAQTGTGKTAAFSLPMLERLSPEGQEVQALILTPTRELAVQVTDAIRDLSGDRRIRVLSVYGGQAIDRQIQRLKRGIDIIVGTPGRILDLLDRGCLKLDQLKYLVLDEADEMLSMGFIQDVERILEASPPERQTAFFSATMDDSIRRLIQKHLKDPVTVVIQQPKATPKRINQVVYMVPRGWSKMRALYPILELEDPESALIFVRTRRAAAELTSQLQSMGYSADEYHGDLNQSQRERLLNRLRQQQVRWIVATDIAARGLDIDHLTHVINYDLPDNVESYIHRIGRTGRAGREGTAISLIQPFDRRKLTQIERQVGQKLYIRSLPSRSQIEARHLEKLQNQVLETLKGERLASFLPIVSQLSEEYEPHAIAAAALQMAYDKIRPISALSEKDDELDAVDEEFYKQTSTPKPKLRKTSSSSSKQK; encoded by the coding sequence ATGACTCTTTCCTTTGAAACTATCGGTATTTCCGAAGCTCGTGTCAATCATTTAGAAAAAATAGGCTTCCAAAACCCAACAGAAATTCAAATTCAAGCTATTCCCCATCTCTTGGCCGGTCGGGATGTGGCAGGAAAAGCTCAAACAGGGACGGGGAAAACGGCGGCGTTTTCTCTACCCATGTTGGAGCGGCTGAGTCCCGAAGGACAGGAAGTTCAAGCACTGATTTTAACTCCGACTCGTGAGTTGGCGGTACAGGTGACTGATGCGATTCGCGATCTGAGTGGAGATCGTCGCATCCGAGTGTTGTCGGTTTACGGAGGTCAAGCTATTGACCGCCAAATCCAACGCTTAAAACGGGGCATTGATATTATCGTCGGCACTCCCGGTCGGATTCTGGATCTACTCGATCGCGGCTGCCTGAAACTGGATCAACTGAAGTATCTAGTTCTGGATGAAGCCGATGAAATGTTGAGCATGGGCTTTATTCAAGATGTAGAACGGATCCTGGAAGCGTCACCCCCAGAACGCCAGACCGCGTTTTTCTCAGCGACAATGGATGACTCGATTCGTCGCCTGATTCAAAAGCACCTGAAGGATCCGGTCACGGTGGTGATTCAGCAGCCAAAAGCGACTCCAAAACGGATCAATCAAGTGGTGTACATGGTGCCCCGTGGCTGGTCGAAAATGCGGGCACTCTACCCAATTTTAGAATTAGAAGACCCGGAATCCGCTTTAATCTTTGTGCGGACACGGCGAGCCGCAGCCGAACTGACCAGTCAACTACAATCGATGGGTTACAGTGCGGATGAATACCACGGTGATTTGAATCAGTCACAACGGGAACGGTTATTAAACCGTTTACGCCAACAGCAGGTCCGTTGGATTGTGGCCACGGATATCGCCGCACGGGGGCTAGATATCGATCACCTGACTCATGTGATTAATTATGATTTACCGGACAATGTGGAAAGCTATATCCACCGCATTGGGCGTACCGGACGGGCAGGTCGCGAAGGCACGGCCATTTCTTTGATTCAGCCATTTGACCGGCGCAAGCTGACCCAAATTGAGCGGCAAGTGGGGCAAAAATTATATATTCGCTCGTTGCCGAGTCGCTCGCAAATTGAAGCACGGCATTTGGAAAAACTGCAAAATCAAGTGCTGGAAACCCTGAAAGGAGAGCGCTTGGCTTCTTTCTTGCCGATTGTTTCTCAGTTGAGCGAGGAGTATGAACCGCACGCGATCGCCGCAGCGGCTTTACAAATGGCTTATGATAAAATTCGCCCGATTTCGGCTCTCAGCGAAAAAGATGATGAGTTAGATGCTGTGGATGAAGAATTTTACAAACAGACATCAACACCTAAGCCTAAATTACGGAAGACTTCTTCATCTTCTTCTAAACAGAAATAG